In Pyrus communis chromosome 8, drPyrComm1.1, whole genome shotgun sequence, one genomic interval encodes:
- the LOC137741395 gene encoding ribonuclease 3-like protein 2, with product MKLFSTSASIDRELQPSPEMKDSVTAMEKIVGHNFKDKRLLEQALTHSSITYSPSYKRLKGLGQAALEIAMSRHLFLAYPNIDQGNLSKLRSANVNMVKFACAAVKHGFYGYLRHNSPPLDDKVGEFAKAVSEWNEKYETTLVYDGTIQPSHVLGDIVKSVAAAIYIDLNFDLDKLWMKFKPPLEPIITLERLSDHPVSVLCKLCEKHRKLVNIKGGRNYWHNLSTASVYVDGILVASASYKRMAIARLHAARKALSELSKTFGISSESVEVVAENEAIKNLNVLCDKKRIPRPTYEIEKESGPAHKTRYVSSAKIATPDGLLYTMGYEKPRKQDADNSAAALMIFGLLESNNIKEAADSKIGYFPSVLYRLWVMIRRVIGLLVLCFIQGTAVLVIFFIVVNLLKPTPPSPNLVKSTSYSEKKLCFCRSN from the exons ATGAAACTCTTCTCTACCTCAGCGTCCATCGATCGTGAGCTCCAGCCATCGCCGGAAATGAAAGATTCAGTGACGGCCATGGAGAAAATCGTAGGTCACAACTTCAAGGACAAGAGACTTCTAGAGCAAGCTCTCACACACTCCTCCATCACTTACTCTCCCTCATATAAGCGTCTCAAGGGGCTTGGCCAGGCCGCCCTTGAAATCGCTATGAGTAGGCACCTCTTTCTTGCTTACCCCAACATTGATCAAGGCAACTTATCTAAGCTCCGCTCCGCCAATGTTAATATGGTGAAGTTCGCATGCGCCGCTGTTAAACATGGTTTTTATGGCTACCTTCGCCACAATTCACCTCCTCTCGATGATAAG GTTGGGGAGTTTGCCAAAGCGGTATCGGAATGGAATGAAAAATATGAGACGACGCTTGTATATGATGGGACTATACAACCCAGTCATGTTCTTGGAGATATTGTGAAGTCAGTGGCAGCTGCTATATACattgacttgaactttgatCTGGACAAACTATGGATG AAATTTAAGCCTCCTTTGGAGCCTATAATTACTCTTGAAAGATTGTCAGATCATCCTGTGTCAGTGTTGTGTAAGCTTTGCGAGAAGCACAGAAAGTTGGTTAACATCAAAGGGGGGAGAAATTATTGGCATAATTTAAGCACTGCTAGTGTGTATGTTGATGGTATCTTAGTTGCCTCGGCATCTTATAAACGTATGGCAATTGCAAGGCTTCATGCTGCAAGAAAAGCTCTATCTGAGTTGTCCAAAACATTCGGCATAAGCTCCGAGTCAGTTGAAGTTGTTGCTGAAAATGAAGctataaagaatttgaatgtGCTTTGTGACAAGAAGAGGATCCCTAGACCAACTTACGA AATTGAGAAAGAATCTGGTCCTGCGCACAAGACGAGATATGTATCATCAGCTAAAATTGCAACTCCCGATGGCCTGCTATATACGATGGGATATGAAAAGCCAAGAAAACAAGATGCGGATAATTCTGCGGCTGCCTTGATGATCTTCGGTTTACTAGAATCTAACAACATCAAAGAAGCAGCAGATAGTAAGATTGGCTATTTTCCCTCAGTACTCTACAGACTCTGGGTTATGATTCGTCGGGTGATAGGGCTGCTAGTTTTATGTTTCATCCAAGGAACAGCTGTGTTAGTTATTTTCTTTATTGTGGTCAACTTACTTAAGCCGACCCCACCTAGTCCCAACTTAGTTAAGTCGACCTCATATAGTGagaaaaaactttgtttttgtaggTCAAATTAG